GTCCCCTTCGACGAGACCTTCTCGGTCAGGGTCGTCGGGCCGGAGACGGCGACGTACGGCTTGAGCGTCGTGAACATCTTCTCGCCGATCCCAGCCACCTCCATCAGGTCCTCGGCGCGCTTGAAGGGGCCGTTCTTCTCGCGGTGGGCGATGATCTTCCCGGCCAGCGAAGGGCCGACGCGCGGCAGGCGGGCGAGCTCGTCGGCGGAGGCCTGGTTCACGTTGACGGTCTTCTTCGCCGGCGCGGGGGCGGCGGTGTCCGTGGCGTTCGCCGGAGAGGCGGCGGCGAGGAGGGCGACGACGCCGAGGGCGAGTGCGAACGTGCGGGCAGCGTTGCGAATGAACATGGTGTTCTCCTTCTTTCACTTCGGTGGGACTGCCCCGGGTCGGGGCGGTGGACGTTCGTGGCTTCGGTCGGTTTGTCTCTGCTTCGCTCGGGCGCTGGTGGCCGGCTAAGGTCTCTTCTGCATCCCGGCTCTCCCTTCGTTCTGGCTTTCGTTCGGTGATGCCGGGTCCATCGCAACGCGGGTGCCCGCCGACGCTGGAACTCTCTAAACAACTGAGAATGAGCATGTTGCCGGAACGCCACGGCGACGCGTAGCCCGTGACCCGACAGGTTTACCTGGCGACCGCGGGCCGACTCCAGGTCCCGAGGCCGCATCCCGGGCGGATCGCGGGTTTCCAGACGATTCCGGGTGGCGGTGACAGGAACTCCTGTCGCCCTTGCGATCCATGCCGACCCGGCTCGTCTCCGCGCTAACATGAGACGGTCTCGTACGTGCGGAGGTTTGGAGTGCCGACCGGGTTCCGGCGAAAGGGTAGGGAAGTCGCTGCACGCCCAGGCGGCGCGGGGAGCGGTGCGTGATCCGGCGTGGCCGGCCAGCGCTGCTCCTCCTCGAGAGCGATCCCTGGCGGCGCGAGAGCCTCGTCACCTTCCTCGCGGCCGAGGGCTTCGACGTGACGACGGAGGACGCGGCCGCCGAGCCCGAGCCCGAGTTCGTCCTGGTCGGCCTGGGCGACGAGCCCGGTTCCCCGACCGCCCGCATCGAGAGGATTCGCGCCCGGCACCCGGAGGCCAAGGTCGTCGCCTTCGTCCGCGAGGTGAACGCGCGGACGACGTTTCCCTGCCTGATGGCCGGCGTGAAGGGAATCCTGCCGCAGTCGGCCGGGGCCGCCGAGCTGCGGCACGCGATCCGCTGCATCCGCGAGGGGTCGCTCTGGACGCCGCGCGCCGTCCTCTCCGAGTGGGTCGAACGCGTCGCCCGGCTCGGGCTCTCCGCCGGCAACGCCTTCACCCGATCCGAGCAGCGGGTCCTCGAAGCCGTGCGCGAGGAGCTCTCGAACAAGGACATCGCCCGGCGGCTCGGCGTGACCGAGGCGACGGTGAAGTTCCACGTGGGGAAGCTCCTGAAGAAGACGGGCGCCGCGGACCGCCGCGAGCTGGCCCGCTTCGCGAGCGAGACGCTACCGGCCCTCGCCGGCGACCTCGATACCTAGACCTCGGTCTAGTCAGAGCTCGACTTCGGGCGAAACTCTGTCTCGACTATTTTCCGTCTGCTCCTAGACCGGAAGATCGTGGCCCGGCCGCCAAGCCGGAAGCATATTTCCGTCAGTCCCAGAGGCCCGGAGCCTCGCACTCCTCCGAAGGGACTCTCACTCCTCCGCACGGGGCGGTTGCGCGGGCCGGTGCAACCGCCCCCCTCTTTTTTTCGGAGGGGTTCCCCGACGTGCCCCAATTCAGACCGCTTACACTCCCCCGCCGATGCCGTCCCCGCGGGATTTCCTCTCCCTCGTCGTCTTCGCGCACACCGTCTTCGCGCTCCCGTTCGCGCTCCTGTCGGCGGTCCTCGCGGCGAACGGCGTGCCCCACGGGCGCACGCTCCTCTGGATCCTCGTCGCCATGGTGGGCGCCCGCTCGGCGGCGATGTCGTTCAACCGGATCGTCGATCGCCACATCGACGCGAGGAACCCGCGCACCGCGCGCCGCGAGATTCCCGCCGGGGTCGTCTCGCCCGCCGCCGCCGCCCTCTTCTGCGCCGGCTCGGCCGCGCTCTTCGTCCTCGCCGCCGCGCAGCTGAACCGCCTCTGCCTGGTCCTGTCGCCCGTCGCCCTCGCGATCGTCCTCGGCTACTCGTACGCCAAGCGGGTCACTTCGTTCGCGCACCTCTTGCTCGGTCTCGCGCTCGCCATCGCCCCGGTCGGGGCGTGGGTGGCCGTCACCGGCGCCTTCGCCCTCCCTCCCGTCCTCCTCGGCTTCGCGGTCCTCTTCTGGGTCGCCGGCTTCGACGTCATCTACAGCCTCCAGGACGAGGAGTTCGACCGGGCCGAGGGCCTCCGCTCCATCCCGGCGCGCTTCGGCGCCGCGCGGGCGCTCCAGATCGCCCGCCTCTTCCACGGGACGACGCTCGTCCTCCTCTACGCCGTCTTTCTCGCGGTCTCGGGCGGCTGGCTCTTCGGGGCGGCGGTCGTCGTGGCCGGCCTGTTCCTCGTCCGGCAGCACCGGCTCGTCTCCCCGGGCGACCTCTCCCGCGTAAACGCCGCCTTCTTCACCGCGAACGGATGGCTCTCGGTCGCCGTGTTCGTTCTCGGCGCGGCGGACGTCCTCCTGCGGTAACCTTCCGGCTCCGTGGGAGCTCCGAGCGCCGAGAAGTTTCCTCTCAG
Above is a genomic segment from Holophagales bacterium containing:
- a CDS encoding helix-hairpin-helix domain-containing protein, whose translation is MFIRNAARTFALALGVVALLAAASPANATDTAAPAPAKKTVNVNQASADELARLPRVGPSLAGKIIAHREKNGPFKRAEDLMEVAGIGEKMFTTLKPYVAVSGPTTLTEKVSSKGTTAKAAPKTKAPAPAEKTGK
- a CDS encoding response regulator transcription factor, yielding MIRRGRPALLLLESDPWRRESLVTFLAAEGFDVTTEDAAAEPEPEFVLVGLGDEPGSPTARIERIRARHPEAKVVAFVREVNARTTFPCLMAGVKGILPQSAGAAELRHAIRCIREGSLWTPRAVLSEWVERVARLGLSAGNAFTRSEQRVLEAVREELSNKDIARRLGVTEATVKFHVGKLLKKTGAADRRELARFASETLPALAGDLDT
- a CDS encoding UbiA family prenyltransferase, translating into MPSPRDFLSLVVFAHTVFALPFALLSAVLAANGVPHGRTLLWILVAMVGARSAAMSFNRIVDRHIDARNPRTARREIPAGVVSPAAAALFCAGSAALFVLAAAQLNRLCLVLSPVALAIVLGYSYAKRVTSFAHLLLGLALAIAPVGAWVAVTGAFALPPVLLGFAVLFWVAGFDVIYSLQDEEFDRAEGLRSIPARFGAARALQIARLFHGTTLVLLYAVFLAVSGGWLFGAAVVVAGLFLVRQHRLVSPGDLSRVNAAFFTANGWLSVAVFVLGAADVLLR